A genomic stretch from Prionailurus bengalensis isolate Pbe53 chromosome E2, Fcat_Pben_1.1_paternal_pri, whole genome shotgun sequence includes:
- the CBLN1 gene encoding cerebellin-1: MLGVVELLLLGAAWLAGPARGQNETEPIVLEGKCLVVCDSNPTSDPTGTALGISVRSGSAKVAFSAIRSTNHEPSEMSNRTMIIYFDQVLVNIGNNFDSERSTFIAPRKGIYSFNFHVVKVYNRQTIQVSLMLNGWPVISAFAGDQDVTREAASNGVLIQMEKGDRAYLKLERGNLMGGWKYSTFSGFLVFPL, translated from the exons ATGCTGGGCGTCGtggagctgctgctgctgggggcGGCGTGGCTGGCGGGCCCGGCCCGCGGGCAGAATGAGACGGAGCCCATCGTGCTGGAAGGCAAGTGCCTGGTGGTGTGCGACTCCAACCCCACGTCCGATCCCACGGGCACAGCTCTCGGCATCTCTGTGCGCTCCGGCAGCGCCAAGGTGGCTTTCTCTGCCATCAGAAGCACCAACCACGAGCCGTCCGAGATGAGTAATCGCACTATGATCATCTACTTTGACCAG GTACTAGTGAACATCGGGAACAACTTTGATTCAGAACGCAGTACTTTCATCGCCCCGCGCAAAGGGATCTACAGTTTTAACTTCCACGTGGTAAAAGTCTACAACAGACAGACCATTCAG GTAAGCCTCATGTTAAACGGGTGGCCGGTGATTTCAGCCTTTGCTGGTGACCAGGACGTGACCCGGGAGGCCGCCAGCAATGGAGTTCTCATCCAGATGGAGAAAGGCGACCGAGCATACCTCAAGCTGGAGCGGGGGAACTTGATGGGGGGCTGGAAGTACTCGACCTTCTCTGGATTCCTGGTCTTTCCCCTCTGA